In the genome of Falsirhodobacter halotolerans, one region contains:
- the betA gene encoding choline dehydrogenase translates to MHLTDYVIVGAGSAGCALAYRLAQAGRTVTVIEHGGSDWGPFIQMPGALSFPMNMPRYDWGFSSQPEPHLDGRRLVTPRGKVIGGSSSINGMVYVRGHARDFDHWAEAGAEGWSYAEVLPYFRRMEHWHGPMPDGSAWRGANGPLHVTRGPRRNPLFDAFIAAGGQAGYPLTQDYNGKQQEGFGPMEATIWRGRRWSAANAYLRPALRTGRVKLVRALARRVVMDGIRATGVEVARKGRSEVIRAKKEVILSASSINTPKLLMLSGIGNSEHLAEHGIPVVADRPGVGANLQDHLEIYMQFAALQPNTLFRHWNIPGKARVALQWAALHTGLGASNQFEACGFIRSAAGNEYPDIQYHFLPLAVRYDGKVAAEGHGFQVHVGPMRSKSRGAVTLASTDPAADPLIRFNYMSHHDDWAEFRAAIRLTREIFGQPAMAPHVKHEIQPGPRVQTDAEIDAFIREHAESAYHPCGTARMGRADDPMAVVDPECRVIGIDGLRVADSSVFPRITNGNLNAPSIMVGEKAADHILGQIPVMPADVDPWINPNWKNSQR, encoded by the coding sequence ATGCACCTTACTGATTACGTCATCGTCGGCGCAGGTTCCGCAGGCTGCGCCCTGGCCTACCGTCTGGCGCAGGCGGGGCGGACCGTCACGGTCATCGAACATGGCGGTTCGGACTGGGGGCCGTTCATCCAGATGCCGGGGGCGCTGTCCTTCCCGATGAACATGCCGCGGTATGACTGGGGCTTCAGTTCACAGCCCGAGCCGCATCTGGACGGCCGCCGTCTGGTGACCCCGCGCGGCAAGGTCATCGGCGGGTCATCCTCGATCAACGGCATGGTCTATGTCCGTGGCCACGCGCGCGATTTCGACCATTGGGCCGAGGCGGGGGCCGAGGGGTGGTCCTATGCCGAGGTTCTCCCTTATTTCCGGCGGATGGAGCATTGGCACGGGCCGATGCCCGATGGCAGCGCCTGGCGCGGCGCGAACGGCCCGCTGCACGTCACGCGCGGGCCCCGGCGCAACCCGCTGTTCGATGCCTTCATCGCGGCGGGCGGGCAGGCGGGCTATCCCCTGACCCAGGATTACAACGGCAAGCAGCAGGAAGGCTTCGGCCCGATGGAGGCGACGATCTGGCGGGGGAGACGCTGGTCCGCCGCCAACGCCTATCTGCGCCCCGCGCTTCGGACCGGCCGCGTGAAACTGGTGCGTGCGCTCGCCCGCCGCGTGGTGATGGACGGCATCCGCGCCACGGGGGTGGAGGTGGCCCGCAAGGGCCGGAGCGAGGTGATCCGCGCGAAAAAGGAGGTCATCCTTTCCGCGTCCTCGATCAACACGCCGAAACTTCTGATGCTGTCGGGGATTGGGAATTCCGAACATCTGGCCGAACATGGCATTCCCGTCGTCGCCGATCGTCCCGGCGTGGGGGCCAATCTTCAGGACCATCTGGAAATCTACATGCAGTTCGCGGCGCTTCAGCCGAATACGTTGTTCCGGCATTGGAACATCCCGGGCAAGGCGCGGGTGGCGCTGCAATGGGCCGCGCTGCATACGGGCCTTGGCGCGTCGAACCAGTTCGAGGCTTGCGGCTTCATCCGGTCGGCGGCGGGGAACGAATATCCCGACATCCAGTATCACTTCCTGCCGCTGGCCGTCCGGTATGACGGCAAGGTCGCGGCGGAGGGGCATGGCTTTCAGGTTCATGTCGGGCCGATGCGGTCGAAATCGCGGGGGGCGGTGACGCTCGCCTCCACCGATCCGGCGGCGGACCCGCTGATCCGCTTCAACTACATGTCCCATCACGACGACTGGGCCGAGTTCCGCGCCGCCATACGCCTGACGCGCGAGATATTCGGCCAGCCCGCGATGGCCCCGCATGTGAAGCACGAGATCCAGCCGGGCCCGCGGGTGCAGACCGATGCCGAAATCGACGCCTTCATCCGCGAGCACGCCGAATCCGCCTATCACCCCTGCGGGACGGCGCGGATGGGTCGGGCCGACGATCCCATGGCCGTGGTCGATCCCGAATGCCGGGTGATCGGCATTGACGGGCTGCGCGTGGCCGACAGTTCGGTCTTTCCGCGCATCACCAACGGCAACCTGAACGCGCCCTCGATCATGGTCGGGGAAAAGGCGGCGGATCACATTCTGGGCCAGATTCCCGTCATGCCTGCCGACGTGGACCCGTGGATCAACCCGAACTGGAAAAATTCACAGCGATAG
- a CDS encoding molecular chaperone DjiA — translation MSLWSRITAALAALASGEPLSEVFARLRTPPERSVAFTIAVIGLGAKMAKADGVVTRNEVAAFRRVFAIPPEEEGHAAHVFNLARQDVAGYDAYARKIAGMFARDHAMLIDVMEGLFQIATADGSYADEEDTFLRTVAEIFGLSDRCFRVLRTRYAGAQCCDPYDILGVDADAPIAAIRAAWRQAVRDNHPDRLIARGVPEEAVQLAQKRLVDINRAWAEITAKQAA, via the coding sequence ATGTCCCTTTGGTCCCGCATCACCGCCGCCCTGGCCGCCTTGGCGTCGGGCGAACCTTTGTCCGAGGTGTTCGCCCGCCTGCGCACACCGCCCGAACGGTCCGTGGCCTTTACCATCGCCGTGATCGGTCTGGGGGCGAAGATGGCCAAGGCCGACGGTGTGGTGACCCGCAACGAGGTGGCCGCCTTCCGCCGCGTCTTCGCCATCCCACCCGAGGAGGAGGGGCACGCGGCGCATGTCTTCAACCTCGCCCGTCAGGATGTGGCCGGATACGACGCCTATGCCCGCAAGATCGCCGGGATGTTCGCGCGCGACCATGCCATGCTGATCGACGTGATGGAGGGGCTGTTCCAGATCGCGACCGCCGATGGCAGCTATGCCGACGAGGAGGATACGTTCCTGCGCACGGTGGCCGAGATTTTCGGCCTGTCGGATCGGTGTTTCCGCGTGCTGCGCACCCGCTATGCCGGGGCGCAGTGCTGCGATCCCTATGACATTCTGGGGGTGGATGCCGACGCGCCTATCGCCGCCATCCGCGCCGCGTGGCGGCAGGCGGTGCGCGACAATCATCCCGACCGGCTGATCGCGCGCGGTGTTCCCGAAGAGGCGGTGCAGCTGGCGCAGAAGCGGCTGGTGGACATCAACCGCGCCTGGGCCGAGATCACCGCCAAGCAGGCCGCATGA
- a CDS encoding GNAT family N-acetyltransferase translates to MIRHATLADAPQVRAIWNTMITDSTANFSEIEKTLAEVEEILRERPRQGYPIFVAEDERGVVGFATYFQFRANSGYRFTMENTVALLSEAKGCGYGRALMQAVEDHARSGGVHSMIAGVSAKNPEGLAFHAALGYATVATVPQSGHKWGEWLDLVLMQKFL, encoded by the coding sequence ATGATCCGCCACGCAACGCTGGCCGACGCGCCGCAGGTGCGGGCCATCTGGAACACGATGATCACCGACAGCACGGCCAACTTCTCCGAAATCGAAAAGACGTTGGCCGAGGTCGAGGAGATCCTTCGTGAGCGGCCCCGACAGGGCTACCCCATTTTCGTGGCCGAGGATGAGCGTGGTGTCGTGGGCTTTGCCACATATTTCCAGTTTCGCGCCAATTCCGGCTATCGTTTCACGATGGAAAACACGGTGGCGCTGCTGAGCGAGGCGAAGGGCTGCGGATACGGCCGCGCGCTGATGCAGGCGGTGGAGGATCACGCCCGCAGCGGCGGGGTCCATTCCATGATCGCGGGCGTCAGCGCGAAGAACCCCGAGGGCTTGGCGTTTCACGCGGCCTTGGGCTATGCCACCGTCGCCACCGTGCCGCAATCGGGTCATAAATGGGGCGAGTGGCTCGATCTTGTCCTGATGCAGAAATTTCTCTGA
- a CDS encoding Ppx/GppA family phosphatase, producing MSKPPPLAKADDATLFGAPLVNDPLVRALRRVGVVDVGSNSVRMVVFDGAARSPAYFFNEKVMAGLGLGLAETNRLNPKGRARALAALRRFAALARGMGIDDLTVVATAAVREAEDGPAFRRQVEEETGLHLWVIDGDEEARLSSQGVLLGWPGAQGIVCDIGGNSMELARIGDGKVGVRGTSPLGPFRLQQVPGGVQERQQHIQRILMDLATRMAPQNDRIFLVGGSWRVIARMDMERRGYPLLVLHEYRMQPDEVLKTLDWIAASDPAKLRSATGTSSERMELVPLACEVLRELIRIFKPSEIDVSSYGIREGLLYERMPQKLRERDPLIEAARATEATSARIPGFGKSLFRFLSPIFETAGMDRLRLIKAACLLHDTTWRAHPDYRAELCFDNATRANLGGLDHPGRVFLGLALLHRYKNSRNGTRFDPLFSLLPEAEVREAEVLGKAMRFGAMFTMDDPSDAGTLDWAPKKRVLTLTLTRQGHDLFGEVAQARFKSLVSALKAEGQIVMPRGVA from the coding sequence ATGTCCAAGCCCCCCCCTTTGGCGAAAGCCGATGATGCCACCCTGTTCGGTGCGCCGCTGGTGAACGACCCGCTGGTGCGGGCCCTGCGGCGGGTGGGTGTGGTCGATGTCGGCTCGAACTCCGTCCGGATGGTGGTGTTTGACGGTGCGGCCCGCAGCCCGGCCTATTTCTTCAACGAAAAGGTCATGGCGGGCCTGGGCCTTGGCCTTGCGGAAACCAACCGCCTGAACCCCAAGGGGCGCGCGCGCGCGCTGGCCGCGCTGCGCCGGTTTGCCGCCCTTGCGCGCGGCATGGGCATCGACGACCTGACGGTGGTGGCGACCGCCGCCGTGCGCGAGGCCGAGGACGGCCCCGCCTTCCGCCGACAGGTGGAGGAGGAGACCGGCCTGCACCTGTGGGTGATCGACGGGGACGAGGAGGCGCGCCTGTCCTCGCAGGGGGTGCTGCTGGGCTGGCCGGGGGCACAGGGGATCGTGTGCGACATCGGCGGCAACTCCATGGAGCTGGCGCGAATCGGGGATGGCAAGGTGGGGGTGCGCGGCACCTCCCCCCTGGGGCCGTTCCGGTTGCAGCAGGTGCCGGGCGGTGTCCAGGAACGTCAGCAGCATATCCAGCGCATCCTGATGGATCTGGCCACCCGCATGGCGCCGCAGAACGACCGCATCTTTCTGGTGGGCGGGTCCTGGCGCGTGATCGCCCGCATGGACATGGAGCGGCGCGGCTATCCCCTTCTGGTGCTGCACGAATACCGGATGCAACCGGACGAGGTTCTCAAGACCCTCGACTGGATCGCGGCGTCCGATCCGGCCAAGCTGCGCAGCGCCACCGGCACATCGTCGGAACGGATGGAACTGGTGCCCCTGGCCTGCGAGGTGCTGCGCGAACTGATCCGCATCTTCAAACCGAGCGAGATCGACGTGTCGTCCTATGGCATCCGCGAGGGGCTGCTTTACGAACGGATGCCGCAGAAACTGCGTGAGCGCGATCCGCTGATTGAGGCGGCGCGGGCGACGGAGGCCACCTCGGCCCGCATCCCCGGTTTCGGCAAATCGCTGTTCCGGTTCCTGTCGCCCATATTCGAAACGGCGGGCATGGACCGCCTGCGCCTGATCAAGGCCGCCTGCCTGCTGCATGACACGACATGGCGCGCCCATCCCGATTATCGGGCCGAGCTGTGTTTCGACAATGCGACCCGCGCGAACCTTGGCGGTCTGGACCATCCAGGCCGGGTGTTTCTGGGGCTGGCGCTGCTGCACCGTTACAAGAACAGCCGCAACGGCACGCGGTTCGATCCGCTGTTCAGCCTGCTGCCCGAGGCGGAGGTGCGCGAGGCCGAAGTGCTGGGCAAGGCGATGCGGTTCGGCGCGATGTTCACCATGGACGATCCGTCCGATGCAGGCACGCTGGACTGGGCGCCGAAGAAGCGGGTGCTGACCCTGACGCTGACCCGACAGGGCCACGATCTGTTCGGAGAGGTGGCGCAGGCGCGGTTCAAATCGCTGGTGTCGGCCCTGAAGGCCGAAGGGCAGATCGTCATGCCGCGGGGGGTCGCATGA
- a CDS encoding RNA degradosome polyphosphate kinase: MTTADFLRTPYAPPISLPGPEIAGPRRFFNREMSWLGFNWRVLEEATNPAVPLLERLRFLSICDTNLDEFYTVRVAGLRALARRSKPGLSEDGRSPVEQLAMVHVEARRLMRTQQVVYNRLRKQMEAEGIRLLTRSKLTKRDLVHLERHFLDAVFPVLSPLAIDPAHPFPFIPNTGFCLGLEMERASDSRTLQALLPIPAQVARFVALPGRDGEQRFLPLEELLLLHLNVLFPGYAMRGHCSFRVLRDSDLEVEEEAEDLVREFETALKRRRRGDVIRLTISAGAPPELFALIKDELDVSDQEVIQVRGLIGMADLKELVLPSRPDLLWPIFNPRVPERVQDFEGDMFAAIRQKDMLLHHPYETFDMVVRFLKQAATDPNVLAIKQTLYRTSTDSPIVAALCEAAEAGKSVTALVELKARFDEAANIRQSRRLERSGAHVVYGFMNYKTHAKISTVVRREGDQLVTYTHYGTGNYHPITARIYTDLSFFTCDGALGRDATRVFNYLSGYVQPEKLENLAISPISLKPRLLEMIAAEADNAREGRPAEIWAKMNSVVDPEVIDALYSASQAGVKISLVIRGICGLRPGVKGLSENIRVKSIVGRFLEHSRIVCFGNGHALPSHHARVFLSSADWMGRNLNRRVETLVEAKNPTVKAQIVDQIMVANMADAAHSWILDGTGRYTRPEGAAGETLFSCHKFFMENPSLSGRGTAGDKDVPRLTGAAGD; the protein is encoded by the coding sequence ATGACAACCGCCGACTTCCTTCGCACGCCCTATGCCCCCCCGATCAGCCTGCCCGGGCCCGAGATTGCCGGCCCCCGCCGCTTCTTCAACCGTGAGATGAGCTGGCTCGGCTTCAACTGGCGCGTGCTGGAGGAGGCGACGAACCCCGCCGTGCCGCTGCTGGAACGGCTACGGTTCCTGTCGATCTGCGATACCAACCTGGACGAATTCTATACCGTGCGCGTGGCGGGCCTGCGCGCGCTGGCGCGGCGGTCCAAGCCCGGCCTGTCCGAGGATGGCCGCTCCCCCGTCGAGCAACTGGCGATGGTCCATGTCGAGGCGCGGCGTCTGATGCGCACGCAGCAGGTGGTCTACAACCGTCTGCGCAAGCAGATGGAGGCGGAGGGCATCCGCCTTCTGACGCGGTCGAAGCTGACGAAACGCGATCTGGTCCATCTGGAGCGGCATTTTCTGGACGCGGTGTTTCCGGTCCTGTCGCCCCTGGCGATCGACCCCGCGCACCCCTTCCCCTTCATTCCCAATACCGGATTCTGCCTGGGGTTGGAAATGGAGCGGGCCTCGGACAGTCGCACGCTTCAGGCGCTTTTGCCGATTCCCGCGCAGGTGGCCCGCTTCGTCGCCCTTCCGGGCCGCGATGGCGAACAACGGTTCCTGCCGCTGGAAGAACTGCTGCTGCTGCATCTGAACGTACTTTTCCCCGGCTATGCCATGCGCGGCCATTGCAGCTTTCGCGTGCTGCGCGACAGCGATCTGGAGGTGGAGGAGGAGGCCGAGGATCTGGTGCGCGAGTTCGAGACCGCGCTGAAACGCCGCCGGCGCGGCGATGTGATCCGCCTGACCATCAGCGCCGGGGCCCCGCCCGAACTGTTCGCGCTGATCAAGGACGAGCTGGACGTCTCGGATCAGGAGGTCATTCAGGTGCGGGGCCTGATCGGCATGGCGGACCTCAAGGAGCTGGTCCTGCCGTCGCGCCCCGATCTGCTGTGGCCGATTTTCAATCCGCGCGTGCCCGAACGGGTGCAGGATTTCGAAGGCGACATGTTCGCGGCGATCCGCCAGAAGGACATGCTTCTGCATCACCCGTATGAAACGTTCGACATGGTCGTCCGCTTCCTGAAACAGGCGGCGACCGATCCCAACGTGCTGGCGATCAAGCAGACGCTCTACCGCACCTCCACCGACAGCCCCATCGTCGCCGCCCTGTGCGAAGCGGCGGAGGCCGGGAAATCCGTGACCGCGCTGGTGGAGCTGAAGGCCCGTTTCGACGAGGCGGCGAACATCCGCCAGTCGCGCCGTCTGGAACGGTCGGGCGCGCATGTCGTCTATGGGTTCATGAACTACAAGACCCATGCCAAGATCTCCACCGTCGTGCGGCGCGAGGGGGATCAACTGGTCACCTACACCCATTACGGCACCGGCAACTATCACCCGATCACCGCCCGCATCTATACCGACCTGTCGTTCTTCACCTGCGACGGGGCGCTGGGGCGCGACGCGACGCGGGTGTTCAACTATCTCTCCGGCTATGTGCAGCCGGAAAAGCTGGAAAACCTCGCCATCTCGCCCATCAGCCTGAAGCCGCGCCTGCTGGAGATGATCGCGGCCGAGGCGGACAACGCGCGTGAAGGGCGCCCGGCGGAGATCTGGGCCAAGATGAACTCGGTCGTGGATCCCGAGGTTATCGACGCGCTTTATTCCGCAAGCCAGGCGGGGGTGAAGATCAGCCTTGTGATCCGCGGCATCTGCGGATTGCGCCCGGGGGTGAAGGGGCTGTCGGAGAATATCCGCGTCAAATCCATCGTCGGACGGTTCCTGGAACACAGCCGGATCGTGTGTTTCGGCAACGGCCATGCCCTGCCCTCGCATCACGCGCGGGTGTTCCTGTCCTCGGCCGACTGGATGGGCCGCAACCTGAACCGGCGGGTGGAGACGCTGGTGGAGGCGAAGAACCCCACCGTGAAGGCGCAGATCGTCGATCAGATCATGGTCGCCAACATGGCGGACGCGGCGCACAGCTGGATCCTTGACGGCACGGGCCGCTACACCCGTCCCGAGGGGGCGGCGGGCGAGACGCTGTTCTCCTGCCACAAGTTCTTCATGGAAAACCCCTCGCTTTCGGGGCGGGGCACGGCGGGCGACAAGGATGTGCCGCGTCTGACAGGCGCTGCAGGCGATTGA